From Xiphophorus couchianus chromosome 23, X_couchianus-1.0, whole genome shotgun sequence, one genomic window encodes:
- the LOC114139407 gene encoding neuronal acetylcholine receptor subunit alpha-9-II: MFKMIQVICLTVLLPEVVYCAQGHYAQKLLNDLMENYSSALRPVEDTDRALNVTLQITLSQIKDMDERNQVLIAYLWIRQTWHDAYLRWNTEDYDGLDVIHIPSSLVWRPDLVLYNKADDDFSGPMDTNVRLRYNGEITWDAPAITKSSCVVDVSYFPFDSQECNLTFGSWTYNGNQVDIIMGMDSGDLSDFVENVEWECHGMPATKNVIMYGCCSDPYPDITYTVLLQRRSSFYIFNLLLPCFLISFLAPLGFYLPADSGEKVSLGVTVLLALTVFQLMVAESMPPSESVPLIGKYYIATMTMVTASTALTIFIMNIHFCGVEAKPVPHWAKVLIIDYMSKIFFVYEVGENCASGSSSSSSHYFQDDFCHPQVNSHIHANGKPRGPGSQEDQQRHRYPRPQPSKQHQQHSVKVQHHITREESGHLSRSAPGRYEGSNGKIAMSDCCMEDQKPPAHLEDQKCPCCPEDKKPPPQGPTVTFGPCVFCSFGSGFPNVDTKLVRNVEYIANCFREQRATCAKGAEWKKIAKVMDRFFMWIFFVMVFLMSILVIGKAK; this comes from the exons ATGTTCAAGATGATCCAGGTAATCTGTTTGACTGTGCTGCTCCCTGAAG TGGTTTACTGCGCTCAAGGCCACTATGCCCAGAAGCTCCTGAACGACCTGATGGAGAATTACTCCAGTGCCCTTCGGCCTGTGGAGGACACAGACAGAGCGCTCAACGTAACCTTACAGATCACCCTCTCTCAGATCAAAGACATG gatGAGAGGAACCAGGTGCTGATTGCCTACCTGTGGATTAGGCAGACGTGGCACGATGCCTACCTGAGATGGAACACAGAAGACTACGATGGTCTGGACGTCATCCACATACCCAGCAGTCTGGTCTGGCGGCCCGACCTCGTCCTCTATAACAA AGCTGATGATGATTTCTCAGGACCAATGGACACAAACGTCAGGCTGCGTTACAACGGAGAGATAACTTGGGATGCTCCTGCCATCACTAAGAGCTCCTGTGTTGTGGACGTCTCTTATTTTCCATTTGACAGCCAGGAATGTAACCTCACCTTCGGTTCTTGGACGTACAATGGCAACCAG GTGGATATCATTATGGGCATGGATAGCGGTGACCTCTCtgattttgtggaaaatgtggaGTGGGAATGCCACGGGATGCCGGCCACGAAGAACGTGATAATGTACGGCTGCTGTTCCGATCCGTACCCAGACATCACCTACACTGTGCTCCTGCAGCGCCGCTCCTCCTTCTACATCTTTAACCTCCTCCTGCCATGCTTCCTGATCTCCTTCTTGGCTCCTCTGGGATTCTACTTGCCTGCAGACTCTGGGGAGAAAGTTTCCCTCGGGGTGACGGTTCTCTTGGCTCTCACCGTGTTCCAGCTCATGGTGGCTGAGAGCATGCCTCCATCAGAAAGTGTGCCTCTCATAG GGAAGTACTACATTGCCACCATGACCATGGTCACAGCCTCCACAGCGCTCACCATTTTCATCATGAACATTCACTTCTGTGGCGTAGAGGCCAAACCAGTCCCACACTGGGCCAAAGTGCTTATCATTGACTACATGTCCAAGATCTTCTTTGTATATGAAGTGGGCGAGAACTGTGCTTCTggctcttcttcttcatcttctcaCTACTTCCAGGACGACTTTTGCCATCCACAGGTTAACTCTCACATTCATGCGAATGGAAAACCCCGGGGTCCCGGCAGCCAAGAGGACCAGCAGCGCCACAGATACCCCCGGCCCCAACCCTCcaagcagcaccagcagcacaGCGTGAAAGTACAGCACCACATTACGAGAGAAGAGAGCGGCCATCTCTCCAGATCCGCACCTGGAAGGTATGAAGGCTCCAACGGTAAAATCGCAATGAGCGACTGCTGCATGGAAGACCAGAAGCCTCCAGCTCATCTGGAGGACCAAAAGTGTCCATGCTGTCCTGAAGACAAAAAGCCTCCACCTCAGGGTCCCACCGTGACCTTTGGCCCCtgtgtgttttgcagctttGGCAGCGGGTTTCCTAACGTGGACACCAAGCTGGTCCGCAACGTGGAGTACATTGCTAATTGTTTCCGAGAGCAGAGGGCCACATGTGCCAAGGGGGCAGAGTGGAAGAAGATTGCTAAGGTGATGGACAGGTTCTTCATGTGGATTTTCTTCGTCATGGTCTTCCTTATGAGCATTCTTGTAATTGGCAAGGCGAAATGA